Part of the Triticum urartu cultivar G1812 chromosome 2, Tu2.1, whole genome shotgun sequence genome, TTTCCCTATTCATACTTATTTTCATGCAGGATTCAACTCATTGTACTTATACAGGAGATGGTATAGATGTTTTACTACTTTGAGTAGTTATTCCTTTGACAATGGCCATGTGGAAAGAAAGGATGATCTTTCTTTGGATCATTTCCGTTCTCAGTATGATGGAAAAGGCCCAGTAAGAATTGAGTTAGCTTTTGCTTTTAATTCAGATTTATAACATGTGGATTTTCTACATTATTGTTTTGCAATGATTTTTCTCTGAAATATATTGGTGGTATTGCACAACTAGGTTTTGCTTGGTAAGCTGGCTGAATCCTGGCCAGCGAGAACGAAATGGTCGATGCAGCAACTGGTACATGATTATGGTGAAGTTACATTTAGGATATCACAAAGAAGCCCTAAGAAGATAATAATGAAACTGAAAGACTACGTTTCTTACATGGAACTCCAGCATGATGAAGACCCTCTTTACATATTTGATGATAAGGTAATCATCACTTCATTTCATTTACTACTGAAGTTATGAAAATAAAGAAGAAACTTAGTTCAGAAAATTGTTACAGTTTGGAGAGTCAGCACCAGCACTATTGGAAGATTACAGAGTCCCTCATTTATTTCAAGAAGATCTTTTTGATGTCTTGGATTATGAACAAAGACCAGCTTTCAGATGGTTCATCATTGGACCAGAAAGATCAGGTGCCTCTTGGCATGTTGATCCAGGATTAACCAGTGCGTGGAATACTCTTCTTTGTGGCCGAAAAAGGTTGGACCGTTTGTTTTATATACGTGTGCGTAGGTGTTACTCGATAGTGCACTCAAGCTGTGGTACTCACCACGTAGTTGTATATTTGAAATCTAGTAGTAGTTAAACAAATGTGCATGGATCTTGTGCAGCATTTCTGGCCTATTGGATCCTTACGGTCATTGCAGTGCTTCTATTTTGGTGCAGCTTGTGGGTGACTGGGTGCTGTTCTGTGTGTTGCTTATTTTAAAGTCAGATGTGAAAAAACAGTCGTACAGAAATAATCAGCCAACTGGGCGAGTTGAATTAACGATTGACAAATTTAGTCAGGATGCCCATAGTTATGTCTTGGGAGTGAGAGAGAATCATGTCATATATGTTGAACAGAGACGGAAGATAACCAAGGGCAATAGAGAGATGTGATTCAACTTGGGTGCATGCTTTGTATTTTGAATTGGAACTTTAGAACCATAGACCTATACTGTGAACTGTGCGAGGATATGCTATACAACCTTAACTTGTACTCCTCTTGACTTGTTAAAGCTGACTGTCCTATGTTGTACAATGCTGAAAATTTGGAAGGAGCAAGAATTTGTGTTTCCACTAATGATTTCCACCTTATTTCATAGATGGGCACTGTACCCTCCAGGAAGAGTGCCTGGTGGTGTCACAGTACATGTAAGTGCTGAAGATGGTGATGTTGACATTGAGACTCCAACATCTTTGCAGGTAATGAACTTATTACTGTTTTTGCTTTTCTCCAAACTTTACCCCATATCGTTTCACATTATTTTGATCCTTTGCAGTGGTGGCTTGATATCTATCCTCATCTTGCCGAACATGAGAAGCCACTGGAATGCACACAATTGCCAGGAGAGACTATATTTGTTCCTAGTGGATGGTGGCATTGTGTTTTAAACCTTGAGACGACAGTTGCAGTTACACAGAATTTTGTCAATCAATCAAATTTTGATCATGTATGTCTAGACATGGCACCTGGTCACTGTCACAAAGGAGTTTGTCGTGCTGGCTTACTTGCTGTTCCGGGAAAATCTGTTAGAGATATAGAAAATCATCCACCTGGAACAATTACATCGAACCACAATGACATGACCTGTACAGAAGAAAGACTGAAAGGTTCAGGGTCTGTAAGAGATTCAAACAGTGAAAGTCAGTGTTCTTCATTTGAGTTCTCAGACGTCGACAAAAGTTTGGAGAACCAAGTTTTCTCATATGATATAGGTTTCTTATCTCAATTCCTTGAGAAAGAAAAAGATCACTATACTTCTGTCTGGAGTCCTACTAATCCAATTGGCCAGAGAGAAGCAAGAGAATGGCTGCGTAGGCTATGGGTTCTTAAACCTGAACTGAGAGGACTAATATGGAAGGTGAGCTTTGTTCCATCATTTACATAAAATTTTACTATGTcaatcttttttatgaaattaCCATGTGGTTTATGTATCTATTTCTTGATAATGGTCTGTTCCTTCTGCCAATATATATGTTTATTTGTGTAGGGTGCATGCCTAGCAATAAATGTGGACAAATGGTATGCATGCTTAGAGGAAATAAGGGCATGCCATAGTTTACCGGCACCGTCAGAGGATGAGAAGCTTCCTGTTGGGACAGGTAGCAACCCAGTAAGTATACACTTACTTTTACTAGCTGTCTCAGATTTAGAACTGTCGATAAACAATTCTGGCATGTTAGTATCATGTAATTCGTGTTGGTTCGAAATACTTACTCCATAAATATCACTCACAGTAACTGATTCATACAGAATATCTTGGTTTACTTGTTACTGTATACATAATTGCTCACTGCTATGCGCCAATCCCCAAGACATTAAACATATCTGAGATTCTAAGATGTATTCTGTGATGCCAGTTAGTGTCAAATTGCAGTTCATATACACTCATCGCTGCATGGTATGTGAATATAACATGTACCACAATTTTCAGGTCTTCATTGTCTCTGACAATGTGATTAAAATCAATGCTGAAGGAGGCTTGGGTTATTCTGCCCATGGTTTAGGCACAGAGGTATTGTTGCATTGGTTCTGCAACTTAATAAAATTGAGTGCATCACTCACGATTTTGATCCCTTTCTTGATGCAGCTTGAGTTCTATGATCTTCTGCGAAAAGTTGGCTCGCCTTTGGTCAACCACATCCCTGAGATCATTGCAAGTGGCTTTCTTGTGTACGAAGATGGCGTCTACAGAACAGTCCCATGGAATGGAAAAGGAATGCCAGATGTTTTGGCTAAATACTATCCTCTGGAGCTTTCTTATGCAAACAGCTGTTTTCCTCTTGGGTTATGGAGCAAACAACAGTTTGGAATGGATGGTTCAGCTGAATCTTCAAACAGACCTATTTGGCCTTACATGGTTACCAGAAAATGCAAAGGGGATATCTTTGCTCACGTGTAAGTTTTATTCATTTCTCAGGTGAAAATGAGAATAATTGCTTGATTAATTATGTAAATACGTGCTTACTCTACTCTTCATTTTTCTTAGCCGTGATACATTGTCCAAGGCTGACCTATTGAATCTTGCATCATCCTTGGGAGTTCAAATGCGAAATATCCATTTATTACCCCTTCCACATGAGGAATCATTACCCGAACCAGAGGACAATAATGTGAAAGACAGTGATCCACCTGAATGGAAACAAGTAATTTCTACTCTAAACAGAAGAAAGAATAATATAAAGAAGCACCTAGCTAACTGGTAAGTGATTTTTTTTTCTAAAGCAGGTTTGTTCGGCACAGATTTTTGAAGTTTTACTAAAACAGGACATTGTTGCTCAGTTTATTTTATCCAGAAACATTGTGAGTTTGCAAGTCAATTTTGTGTCTGCAATCATGTGACGTGACTAAGAAGAATATTGTCTTATAGAGTTGCAACTTAAAATCCTCTACGAAAGTGTACTTAGGTTCCAAAAACATTGCAGAGGCAGGCATTCAATAAATAACCATTACATTCTTTAATATTCTAACATTTCAACATAATCAAAATATAAATTGCAATGACTATACATTGATTTGGTATTGACCTGTTCTATATTATATTGATACAAAATTCCATACACTGCCTGATACCTCAACATTGCTTGCATATTTGTGAAGGGGTGGTACCGTACCAACAGTTTTAATTGAGAAGGCTGAAGAATATCTCCCTCCTGATATGAGTTCTCTAATCAAGTTTGTTAAGGTAATTTTTCAATCTCATCTACTCTGTATGCATCTTGGTCGAGCATTGTGTTTAATGGTATGATTGAACAATTAGGATGGCGACGGTGACTCGGTGTACACATTCCCTTCTTGGATACATTCAGATATTATGGACGATAACATTCTTACTCAGAGGGCTCCCGAAATGGGTTCCCTCACTGATACCAAAAGCACTGGTGACGGAGATCTGGAGAAACTGAATGAAATCCATATTATTGACTTCAGTGATCTGTCCGTTGGTAAGCAGCCGGTTTACTTTGTTTCCTGGAAATCTGACATTGTTCAAGTTATTGTCATGTGAACATTTAACAAAATACCAATTTTGTATGTATCACTGACATCTGAATCGGAGATGGGATAACTATCTTTAAAAATGCTTAAGTTGAGCTGCTCAAATCTACCGGTTTGCAGTCTTAgaagctactccctccgttccgaattacttgtcttggatttgtctagatacggatgtatctagactcattttagtgctagataccttcgtatctagacaaatgtaagacaagtaattcagaacggagggagtatgtaagATTGTTAGAAAGAGTTTATATCTATTTATTTGATTGCGATCAAATATTGTTTATCGTAACAGGGGATCCTCTGTGCGACCTAATTCCGCTGCACTTGGATGTTTTCCGTGGTGATATTGATCTTCTGAGGGAGTACCTTGGAAGCTATCAGCTTCCTTTCCTCAGAGGGAAATCAAACGACGACATCTACAAGTCGGTGCAAAATTCAAAATTCAGCACCGCATCATATCGCGCGATGTAAGTACATACATAAACAAACAATGATAAGCAATGCGAGCTGTGATCGATCCTTGTTGGGTTGTGAATGTCCAAGGGAGAAACATGTGTGTTGGTTCTGATGTGCGCTGCTTGCTTACAGGTGCTACTGCATACTGCACGACGACAACGTCTTGGCAGCTATATTTGGCCTGTGGAAGGAGCTGAGGAATGCAACGTCGTGGGAGGAGGTCGAGCACTTGGTCTGGGATGACCTCAACCGATACCAGCAATCGTCGCCTACACTCTCTAGCTAGCTCATTTGTCACGACTACCAATACATACGCTCAAAAGAAATAGTCCCTTTCACCCTTTGGCATATTGCCCAGCTTCGTTTATAAGAGCAAAATAATAATAAGGGGCAAAACATTTTTGTTTACTCTGGTGTGTAGCAGCTTTgctgttttcttttcttttgcaaAGATGCACGTCCGGCCATTACGCCTTAGTGGGCCCCCTATCGACGTGGCTGTGGTCAAAGCGCGTAGGCCGGTCAGCGCGGGTCAGGGGTCAATAGGACTTCTGATGAACAAGTTACAAGGGATTTCGGGAGGGGATGTGCATTTTCATAGAATTAGAACTCATTTGATATTTCAGCGAATGCATTTAATTCCTTTTTAGTCGTGTTTGATCAAGATAGCATGTAATCTTGTActactttttttttcttttctttctatggcctcctttggttcataggagaGGAATATCGTAGGAATAGGACAATCATAGGAAGTGAGGCTtcctttggtttggaggaatttcataagaattctagaggataggattctcataggattttttttccttaaaagccctttggttcataagaatggattcctattcctatataggattggttcctatccttcacatttcataggaaaataaaaatgagcctagactcaatgaaaaaattTCTTTGGTGTGAATCAAATGACATCTCGTTTTCTATTCCtgctcataggatttgagatacatgtaggcctcttttggttcatactgtaggaaaatcataggaaATGATATGACATCTATCTCAAATcttatgagtaggaataggaaaggagaTGCTCTTTGATTCACATCATAAttttttttccattgagtctaggctaagggcctctttgattcgtggGATTGTAAAAACATGGGAATATGAAAAATATAgggcctcctttggtttgtacgatttttgtaggaattctataggataggatttgcaaaggaaaaattcctttgaagccctttggtttgtaggaatggattcctatttctatgtaggataggaatcaatccttcacatcttggaggaaaaaaacattagcctagactcaatggaaaaaaatcctatcctatgcaccaaatgacatctctttctctataggaattgacatgcatgtcatctcacttcctatgattttcctattcctataaaattcctatcctatgaaccaaagaaggTATAGGATTGGAATGTCATGCTCATCTCAATCCTATATGATTTTCGGTTGTTTGATTGCATCACAGGAAAAACAAAagattctttcaaagaggtttgagtggatgctAGAAATCCTATGGAAGTAGTACAAAAAATTCCTTAGGAAAAATTCCTATAGGATTCAAACCTATGAATCAAATAACCAacataggaaaaattcctaaggattttaatcctccaaaattcctatgcaaatcctttgaatcaaaggagcctttattttcctatgaaatgtggaggataggaagaaTTCCTCCACAGAAATAGGattccattcctacaaaccaaagggctctaaggcctcctttggtttagaggaatttcataggaattctagaggataggattcttataggatttttttcctttagaaccctttggttcataggaatggattcctattcctacataggattggttcctatcctccacatttcataggaaaataaaaaagagcctagactcaatggaaaaattcctttggtgtcaaccaaatgacatcttgtttcctattcctactcataggatttgacatacatgtcatctcatttcctacaagattCTTATTCTtatgataatcctatcctatgaaccaaaagaggcctaaAGGAATTTTTCCGGGCCTCATTCAGTTTGGAGGATTTTTATAGGAAAAATATGGGAACAAGGTTTCCGGAGGAAAATTTCCTATATATGCATTCGGTTTGTAGGAAATGCGTAAAGGAATTTCGTAGGAATACTATTCATTTCCTATGCTTTTGGAGGAAACTACACATCCACTCAAAGCTCACTTTATGCGTAGGAACGAGGCAAGTCAATTCCTTAGGGTGGCAAGTGTCATCCTGTCAAATTCCTATACTACTTCAAATTCCTACGTTTAGATTTCCTCCAAACCGAATGAGCTATATAAATCATatcctatgaaattcctacaagattcctctaaaccaaaggagaccgtaatctcatttcctacaaatttcctattcctacgataatcctatcctatgaaccaaaagaggcctgagatgacatgtatctcaattcctataaaGAAAGAGACGACATTTGATGCATATgctaggaatttttccattgagtctaggccaTTTTGTTTCATTTGAAATGTGAGGGATGGATTCATATCCTATAGGAATAAGAATCCATTCCTACAAATCAAAGGACTCCAAAAGAATTTTTCCTACGAAATTCCTATCCTATAGAtttcctatgaaattcctctaAACCAAAGAAGACCATTGTAGCCAACCAATGGGGCTACCTCTGCGATGTTGAGACCTAGTGTATTGGGAGCGTTCATCGATCTGTCTTTGTTGCCATGGGTTCATTTTAAAAAATTTGCCTCCATTTTGAAAAAGAAAATCTTTCTAGGGTCCGATGAGTCTGATATCCAGATCAAAATGTGGATCAGAAACCACCCCATTTTCAAAACTCCTATATTTTAATGTTGCTTTCATGGGTGAAAGAAGACATTACTCAAAAAGCGGCTGGTGGCTAGCACCCCAATCTGAAGCGTGTCTTGTTTAGGGCTATTTATTAATCGTTTCTTTTTCTTTGTAGATAACCACTGTACGTATTTCAATTTTTCCTTAATTTTTATGAAATCGGCCTCTCTTTGACTTAAAGAAAGAAGGAAGCCGGCCTTCTCTGAGCCTGATCTCGTCCGACCCTGTAAACGAAGACATTACTCAAGAAGCAGTTGGCGGCTTGGCGGCTATCACCACAATGTAAACTGTGCTTGTTTAGGGTTATTTGTTTccttttctcaaaaaaaaaaataGTAGCCACCAGCCAGTTGAGGCTGATCCCCGGCCGACCCTGTTCGACACGCGGcacggaggagcgttgacaaagGAACGGAATGGCCATGTGAGCAGAGTCCACGCAGGTGTGCCCTCCCCAGTCGCCATGGTTCCCAGTTGAGATCCTGCCCAGAACGAGCTGCATCGGTCGCCCCGTTTCGCCTCTGGCAAGATGCCCGCGGCAGCGCCACACCACTGACAGCCTCCTCGATCTTGCGCGTGGGCGAGCCAGCGTGCACCGGCCGGCCGACCAAGCGAATAAACGGAACCTTCCGCTCCGACGTCCATATGCGGCAGTGATCGCGGCAACCAGAACATAATCACAGACGCCGCTCAAGTCCACGTGGTCGCACGTAGGGGGAATGCCGCCGCAGCTGCAGATTTCACCACGCGCGTCGCCGACGGACCAGCGAGGCGAAGCCCCCTCCGCTCGTGCTCCGCCGCATTTCGCGGCGCCAGCCCAACTGACCGGAAGCCTCAACGGTCGGCCTATAAGTGGAGCCAGATGGCACCTTCCCGGTTAAGCAACTCCGTGATCGAGAGCACCTGCCCCGTAGCCGAGAAGAGAGCTGTACGCCGGTTAGGCTCGCAGCTGGAGAGATGGTGCTCAACGGCGTTCTGTTCTTGATCGTCTGCGCGGCTGCTCGAGCTGCCGCTTCCGGCGGAGACGGTGAGAGCCATTGTTACTCCTTGATCTTCTTACGGATCTCGCTAGCTACTACATTGTCGTCTAACCTGACATACGTGCTGTCATGCAAGCTGCAGGCCCGCTGCTGAACGGCAACTTCGAGCAGGCGCCGAACAGGTCCCAGATGAACGGCTCGAGGGTGACGGGGAAGTACGCGATCCCGCACTGGAAGGCCACCGGGTTCGTGGAGTACATCGAGTGCGGGGCGAAGCAGGACCACATGGTCCTCGTGGTGCCGGAGGGCAGGCACGCCGTGCGGCTGGGCACCGACTCCTCCATCGAGCACCAGCTCAGCGTGACGCGGGGCAAGTACTACTCCGTCACCTTCAGCGCGGCGCGCACCTGCGCCCAGTCCGAGAAGCTGAGCGTGTCCATCGTCCCCGGCGACGCCTCCGGCGGCGAGCTCCCCGTCCAGACGGTGTACACCAGCAGCGGCTGGGACTCGTACGCCTGGGCCTTCAAGGCCCGGCAGGGCGTGGTGTCGCTCGTCATCCACCACGGCGACGACCAGGTGGACGACCCCGCCTGCGGCCCCATCGTCGACGCCGTCGCCATTAGAACGCTCAACCCTCCCCACGCCACCCACCGTAAGACACACACGATCTCGTCGTTAACCGCGCCCACGAAATCTCATCACGTTACGGAGTTCTTACTCTACTCTGCACCTGTGCTGCAGAGAACATGCTGATCAACGGGGACTTCGAGGAGGGGCCGTACATGACGCCGGGGTCGCCGTGGGGGGTGCTGGTGCCGCCCATGGACGAGGACGCCACGTCGCCGCTGCCGGGGTGGGCGATCATGTCCTACTCCAAGGTGGTCAAGTACATCGACGCGGCGCACTTCCGGGTGCCGCACGGCTCCCGCGCCGTGGAGCTGGTGGCCGGCGTGGAGGTGGCGCTGGTGCAGGAGGTGGCCACCGTGCCCGGCAGGTCCTACAGGCTGCAGTTCTCGGTGGGCGACGCGGGAAACAGGTGCGCGGCGTCGCCCATGAGCGTGCAGGTGGCCACGGCGTACGGGGGCAAGCGCGTCTCGTACGAGTCCCGCGGCACCGGCGGGTTCGTGCGCGACAAGCTCGACTTCAAGGCCGAGGGGAACAGCACCCGGGTGGTGTTCTACAGCACCGGCTACCACACCACGTCCGACAGCAGCGGCACGCTCTGCGGGCCCGTCGTCGACGACGTCTCGCTCGTCAGCGTTTCGCACCCGCATGCTCGCCGGTTGCTCCGCTGATGCGTCCCGTAGTGGAAAATGACTGCTGAGAATGATAGTAGTTGCGTGACAACAGGCTTAACATTGTGCTTTGTTGATGCTTCCTTCGAACAAATCAAATTGATCATAATTCACTGCAACAGTATCACTGTAATCAGCTGGAATGTTACGTTTTCACACTTCTCCTTTTCAAATCGCTTCTCTGCGTATGAAATGCTGAATATGTGCCCCTGTTCAGTACATGTGTTCTACTGTAAATTCAGTTGGGCATGCCGTTGTTGTAACTCCAAATGTTTCACCGTTGCCGCTACACTGTGACAGCAATGCACAATTTAAATCTCCCCGAGGGGCAAGAGGTTTAACCGAGCAGTGATTTAGTAGAGGGATTGTGGGGGTGAAGGAATTAGTGGGGATTGGGTGACGGGTGGGGATCACCCAACCCCTGGGTGGATTGAATTAACAGGTGTTGTTTAACAGGTAGCAGGAAATTCCACTATCCAGTGACGAGAGATTCTTGGAGCAGTAGCTTCAGGTCCTCAAGCCTGTAAAGAATTAACAGGTGTGGTTTTTTTTTACCAGATGAAACAAACTAAAATGTACTATAAGACATTACATACCTCACATTACTGAGATCAGGATAGGTTGCAATTGCATCCTTGAAATCCTACAGAAAATTCAGAAGATCAGCATGTGGACTGTTAGACTGAACAATATTTTGTAGCTAAGCTCTATCTTACTTGGTTAGAAGTTGAAGGTGTGTATGTTATTATACATGACATCCCTGCTCCTTTTGCTGCCTGTCAAAAGAAAGTCATCTCTCGAGTTCAAAAGTACTAGTACCTCTGTACcaaaatataagacatttttgcAGTTCAAATTGAACTACAAAAAAGTCTTATATTTTagtacggagggagtataagttTAGTTGATAAATAAAAACTTGGAAGACCTACCTGTAGTCCAATGACACTGTCTTCTACCACAAGGCAGTTCTTGCTTTCTAATCCTAATTTCTGCATCGAACAATTAAGTCTTTAACACAACGAATTT contains:
- the LOC125538918 gene encoding F-box protein At1g78280-like, with protein sequence MESAGNDRRGAALGGLAVLPDELLCAVVDLLQPTDIGRLACVSSVMYILCNEEPLWMSKYLSVGGHFEYKGSWKKTMLSRLNLCSENSELEQKARHFDGFNSLYLYRRWYRCFTTLSSYSFDNGHVERKDDLSLDHFRSQYDGKGPVLLGKLAESWPARTKWSMQQLVHDYGEVTFRISQRSPKKIIMKLKDYVSYMELQHDEDPLYIFDDKFGESAPALLEDYRVPHLFQEDLFDVLDYEQRPAFRWFIIGPERSGASWHVDPGLTSAWNTLLCGRKRWALYPPGRVPGGVTVHVSAEDGDVDIETPTSLQWWLDIYPHLAEHEKPLECTQLPGETIFVPSGWWHCVLNLETTVAVTQNFVNQSNFDHVCLDMAPGHCHKGVCRAGLLAVPGKSVRDIENHPPGTITSNHNDMTCTEERLKGSGSVRDSNSESQCSSFEFSDVDKSLENQVFSYDIGFLSQFLEKEKDHYTSVWSPTNPIGQREAREWLRRLWVLKPELRGLIWKGACLAINVDKWYACLEEIRACHSLPAPSEDEKLPVGTGSNPVFIVSDNVIKINAEGGLGYSAHGLGTELEFYDLLRKVGSPLVNHIPEIIASGFLVYEDGVYRTVPWNGKGMPDVLAKYYPLELSYANSCFPLGLWSKQQFGMDGSAESSNRPIWPYMVTRKCKGDIFAHVRDTLSKADLLNLASSLGVQMRNIHLLPLPHEESLPEPEDNNVKDSDPPEWKQVISTLNRRKNNIKKHLANWGGTVPTVLIEKAEEYLPPDMSSLIKFVKDGDGDSVYTFPSWIHSDIMDDNILTQRAPEMGSLTDTKSTGDGDLEKLNEIHIIDFSDLSVGDPLCDLIPLHLDVFRGDIDLLREYLGSYQLPFLRGKSNDDIYKSVQNSKFSTASYRAMCYCILHDDNVLAAIFGLWKELRNATSWEEVEHLVWDDLNRYQQSSPTLSS
- the LOC125538919 gene encoding uncharacterized protein LOC125538919, with protein sequence MVLNGVLFLIVCAAARAAASGGDGPLLNGNFEQAPNRSQMNGSRVTGKYAIPHWKATGFVEYIECGAKQDHMVLVVPEGRHAVRLGTDSSIEHQLSVTRGKYYSVTFSAARTCAQSEKLSVSIVPGDASGGELPVQTVYTSSGWDSYAWAFKARQGVVSLVIHHGDDQVDDPACGPIVDAVAIRTLNPPHATHQNMLINGDFEEGPYMTPGSPWGVLVPPMDEDATSPLPGWAIMSYSKVVKYIDAAHFRVPHGSRAVELVAGVEVALVQEVATVPGRSYRLQFSVGDAGNRCAASPMSVQVATAYGGKRVSYESRGTGGFVRDKLDFKAEGNSTRVVFYSTGYHTTSDSSGTLCGPVVDDVSLVSVSHPHARRLLR